The uncultured Fusobacterium sp. genome contains a region encoding:
- a CDS encoding carboxymuconolactone decarboxylase family protein, giving the protein MSKKQKSIIEISIFTAKGNLELLKESVNIGLDNGLTVNEIKEIMVQLYAYCGFPRSLNALGVLFNIVTERKNNGKILEIGRESTPIPPNKDSLIYGTKVQTEVVGVEVKGGIYDFAPMADRYLKAHLFGDIFGQDILDYRTREIVTVAALASMDGVNPQLQAHIGISKNVGVTNEELNEIVGALEECLEIEKSNNMQQFLK; this is encoded by the coding sequence AAAGTATTATAGAAATTTCAATTTTCACAGCAAAAGGAAATTTAGAACTTCTTAAAGAAAGTGTAAATATTGGATTAGACAATGGGCTTACAGTAAATGAGATAAAGGAGATTATGGTACAACTTTATGCTTATTGTGGATTTCCACGTAGCTTAAATGCTTTAGGAGTATTATTTAATATAGTTACAGAAAGAAAAAATAATGGAAAAATACTAGAAATAGGTAGAGAATCAACTCCTATTCCTCCTAATAAAGACTCATTAATTTATGGAACTAAAGTCCAAACAGAGGTTGTAGGAGTAGAGGTAAAAGGAGGAATATATGATTTTGCTCCTATGGCAGATAGATATTTAAAAGCTCATCTTTTTGGAGATATTTTTGGACAAGATATCTTAGATTATAGAACAAGAGAAATTGTAACTGTTGCAGCTCTTGCTTCAATGGATGGTGTAAATCCTCAACTTCAAGCTCATATTGGAATTAGTAAAAATGTTGGAGTAACAAATGAAGAATTAAATGAAATAGTAGGAGCTTTAGAAGAGTGCTTAGAGATTGAAAAATCTAATAATATGCAACAATTTTTAAAATAA